One genomic region from Antedon mediterranea chromosome 3, ecAntMedi1.1, whole genome shotgun sequence encodes:
- the LOC140045325 gene encoding tRNA (uracil-5-)-methyltransferase homolog A-like yields MNMSEPAIGAENTSEAPSDQGNRNKMDVDTPVSEGDGATDGVKEAGMEEGTSKNVQQDDAYNYTQEGQLFTSEIYKIEIQNLPKHFGFKQLKKMITNLNLKPKKVKAVNRATYAFVTFTCEEDREEALKVLNGHKWKNQVLRAKLAKPKADPLIAKRKQDSDNDGNQAAKRSKQDILTPEERLCNAVIPYWNKSYEEQLKLKEESMEQFMITLGKTFERQTPELKPWLITQRLKNDNLCCELQSVIPSPAINEYRNKCEFSIGRSSENHDNTVGFRFGRYKGGTVDVLEPTCCCNVPSNMKKVAAAFQKHIRSTGLPSHQPQTHKGYWHMLVVRMTLDNQIMAIAHLHQQKLSEEEISKQKKSLRDYFVEGEGKSCLLTSLYIQLQKDRERQPLEHLWGEKCIHESMMGLKFRISPEAFFQVNTKAAEILYKTIADWCGATKKSTVLDVCCGTGTIGISIAKNVHRVIGVEMNEQATHDAKENAKLNGIDNIEFHCGKAEDVMPSLTSTLENCKDIIAIVDPPRAGLHKKVIESIRRCAYLEKLVYVSCNPNIAIGNFVDLCRRISIKSKGVPFRLVKAVPVDLFPHTPHCELLMLFERTLCNAKDDQASEDNVKEENVETSEMADDDDDVGTDKTVEESDAIS; encoded by the exons ATGAATATGTCTGAGCCAGCAATAGGTGCAGAAAACACGAGCGAAGCTCCTAGCGATCAAGGAAACCGCAATAAGATGGATGTTGACACACCAGTCAGTGAAGGGGATGGTGCAACAGATGGGGTAAAGGAGGCTGGTATGGAAGAGGGGACGAGCAAAAATGTTCAACAGGATGATGCGTATAATTACACACAAGAAGGCCAACTGTTTACTTCAGAGATTTATAAAATTGAGATTCAAAATCTTCCTAAACATTTTGGATTTAAA CAACTGAAAAAGATGATTACCAACCTAAATCTAAAACCAAAGAAAGTGAAAGCAGTGAACCGTGCAACATATGCATTTGTGACATTTAC atgTGAAGAGGATCGAGAAGAAGCTTTAAAAGTTTTAAATGGTCATAAATGGAAGAATCAAGTATTACGTGCCAAG CTTGCTAAGCCTAAAGCTGATCCATTGATAGCAAAGAGAAAACAAGACAGTGATAATGATGGTAACCAAGCAGCTAAGAGGAGCAAACAAGATATACTTACACCAGAAGAAAG ATTGTGCAATGCTGTGATTCCATATTGGAATAAGTCATATGAAGAGCAGCTGAAACTAAAGGAGGAGAGCATGGAACAGTTTATGATCACCCTTGGTAAAACCTTTGAAAGACAGACACCAGAGCTGAAGCCATGGCTAATTACACAAAG ACTAAAGAATGATAACTTGTGTTGCGAGCTCCAATCAGTAATACCATCG CCTGCCATTAATGAATATCGTAATAAATGTGAATTCAGTATTGGAAGAAGCTCCGAAAACCATGACAACACAGTTGGCTTCAGGTTCGGGAGGTACAAAG GTGGAACAGTCGATGTACTTGAGCCCACATGTTGTTGTAATGTCCCTAGCAATATGAAGAAAGTAGCTGCAGCCTTCCAGAAACACATCAGATCAACTGGTTTACcgagccatcaaccacagacTCACAAGGGCTACTGGCATATGCTAGTAGTCAGGATGACTTTAGACAACCAGATTATGGCAATAGCGCATTTACATCAGCAGAAACTGTCAGAG GAAGAGATTTCAAAGCAGAAAAAGAGTTTAAGGGATTACTTTGTGGAAGGAGAAGGCAAGTCATGCTTGTTGACGTCACTTTATATCCAGTTGCAGAAAGACAGAGAAAG GCAACCTCTTGAGCATTTATGGGGTGAGAAGTGTATTCATGAAAGTATGATGGGTTTGAAGTTCAGAATATCACCAGAAGCTTTCTTTCAAG taAACACAAAGGCAGCtgaaattttatataaaacgaTTGCTGATTGGTGCGGTGCTACTAAAAAATCGACAGTATTAGATGTATGTTGTGGTACTGGGACCATAGGGATATCCATAGCTAAG aatgTTCATCGAGTTATTGGTGTGGAGATGAATGAACAAGCTACCCATGATGCAAAGGAAAATGCTAAATTGAATG GTATTGATAACATTGAGTTTCATTGTGGTAAAGCTGAAGATGTGATGCCTAGCCTCACTAGTACCTTAGAGAATTGTAAAGATATCATTGCAATAGTTGATCCTCCCAGAGCTGGTTTAC ATAAGAAAGTGATTGAATCAATAAGAAGATGTGCATACTTAGAGAAGCTTGTCTACGTGTCATGCAACCCGAATATTGCTATTGGAAACTTTGTAGA tttATGTAGGCGAATATCCATCAAGAGTAAAGGAgttccgttccgtcttgtgaaAGCGGTTCCCGTTGACCTCTTCCCGCACACCCCTCATTGCGAACTTCTTATGTTATTTGAGCGCACTCTATGCAACGCGAAAGATGACCAGGCTAGTGAAGATAATGTGAAAGAAGAAAATGTAGAGACATCTGAGATGGcggatgatgacgatgatgtgGGTACAGATAAAACTGTAGAGGAATCGGATGCAATATCTTAA